One region of Oscillatoria salina IIICB1 genomic DNA includes:
- a CDS encoding baeRF7 domain-containing protein — MALLSKNELETLVNSAKGHCVSIYMPTVEAGQEIRQNPIRFKNLMGEAEKGLIANGLDRAEAVRFLEPAWQLDNVNFWRYQNHGLVIFLADNFIRYYRVPQEFAELVVVGSRFHLKPLLPLLTGDGQFYVLGLSQNQVRLLEGTRDRIQEVNLNSLEEVPQSLAEALKYDDPEKQVQYHSSDGGQGVGFPSPIYHGQGVGTTEDKENIKRFFDKLDAGLQEFLRSREVPLVLAGVEYLQPIYQETNSYPHLLAEGINGNPENMVPQDLHDQAWAIVQPHFQQAQKDAANRFHEFAGNSPEVVSSDVSEIVKAAFYQRVDTLFVTVGHQQWGKFNRENNAVELHDSEQPGDEDLLDLAALHTLLNGGTVFAIAPHHLDTPAPLAAIFRY, encoded by the coding sequence ATGGCACTTTTGTCTAAAAATGAACTAGAAACATTGGTAAACTCCGCCAAAGGGCATTGTGTCTCGATTTATATGCCGACGGTGGAAGCGGGACAAGAAATTAGACAAAATCCCATTCGTTTCAAGAATTTAATGGGAGAAGCGGAGAAAGGTTTAATCGCTAATGGATTAGATCGTGCTGAGGCGGTAAGGTTTCTCGAACCTGCATGGCAGTTAGATAATGTTAATTTCTGGCGTTACCAAAATCACGGACTGGTAATTTTCCTAGCGGATAATTTTATTCGCTATTACCGCGTACCCCAGGAATTTGCAGAATTGGTCGTGGTTGGTTCTCGTTTCCATCTCAAACCTTTGCTACCCTTACTAACTGGTGATGGTCAATTCTATGTTTTAGGTTTGTCGCAAAATCAAGTTCGCTTGCTTGAAGGAACGCGCGATCGCATTCAAGAGGTTAATCTCAATAGTCTCGAAGAAGTTCCTCAGTCTTTGGCGGAAGCTTTGAAATACGATGACCCGGAAAAACAAGTTCAATATCATAGTAGTGATGGCGGTCAGGGTGTCGGTTTCCCTAGTCCGATTTATCACGGTCAAGGAGTTGGTACGACTGAGGATAAGGAAAATATTAAACGCTTTTTCGATAAACTTGATGCTGGTTTACAAGAGTTTCTGCGATCGCGCGAAGTTCCTTTGGTTTTGGCTGGTGTAGAATATCTCCAACCGATTTATCAGGAAACGAATAGTTATCCTCATTTACTCGCTGAGGGAATTAATGGTAATCCAGAAAATATGGTTCCCCAAGATTTGCACGACCAAGCTTGGGCGATCGTCCAACCCCATTTCCAACAAGCACAAAAAGATGCTGCTAATCGCTTTCACGAGTTTGCCGGTAATTCACCAGAGGTAGTCTCTAGCGATGTTTCCGAAATTGTGAAAGCTGCTTTCTACCAGCGTGTGGATACTTTATTCGTTACTGTCGGACATCAGCAGTGGGGGAAGTTTAACCGAGAAAATAATGCGGTTGAGTTACACGATTCCGAACAACCAGGAGACGAAGATTTATTGGATTTAGCGGCGCTGCATACCTTACTCAACGGCGGTACAGTTTTTGCGATCGCACCTCATCATCTGGACACACCCGCACCTCTAGCGGCTATTTTCCGTTACTAA